The DNA window GATCGGCGTAGTCCGGTTGCCGGGCAGGCCGCCGACGCAGTGCTTGTCCAGCACCGGCCCGGCGCCCCAATCCAGCCGGTCGCCCACCGCGACCATTGCCCGCGTCAGGGCGATGCATTCGTCCAGGTCCATGCGGTCGCCGGCGCAAGCGGTCACGAAGGCCGCCAACTCGATGTCCGACAAGCGCGCCGCCAGCACGTCCCGCAGTACGGCGGCGAAGTCCTGCTCGCCGAGGCGGGCGCCGTAGACCTTGGCCCGCAACAGACTGCAGGATTCCGCTGGGTCGGCGTGCGCGAACTCGGCCAGGGCGCCGGGTTCGGGGCGCAAAGCCTGCCACGCGGCCTCGGACAGGGCGGCTTCGTGCGCGCCGAGCCAATCGCCCGTGACGACATTCAACACCGCTACCGTGTCGCGGCCGCCGCTGCCGATCCTGACCCGGGTCAGGGCGGCGAATCCCTCGGCTCGGCAAACCGGGCAATCCCTGTGCAGGTACAGCACCGGCTGCCGGTAGGTGTCGATGCCCGCCCTGCGCACGGGCAGTCGGACCGGCGCCTCCCACGGCGAAGCGGCAACGGGACGGGGGTCGATCGCGTGCATGAGGGCGCCGAGCGATGTTTTCGTCCGAACCTACCCGCTTCGCGATCGCCGCCATTGATCCTGATCAACAACCGCGGTCGCAGCCAGGCCCGGCGAAAGCGGGGCCGAATGCGGCCCGCTTTCGAAGGAAGGCCTGGCCGAACCGCGGGGTCGCTTGCGCCCGCCGACCCCATGCGATTCGCCGGCGGGCCATTACCGAGCGGTGTAGCCTCCATCGATCACCAGGCTCGCCCCGGTGACGAACTTGGACTCGTCCGAGGCCAGATAGACCACGGCCCAGGCGATGTCGTCCGTGTCGCCGACATGCCCCAGAGGGTGAAGCCGCCCGAGCTGCTCGCGGGCCTGATCCAGGTCGTCCACGCCATTGGCGCGCAGATGGTTCACTACCATGGGCGTCCAGATATAGCCGGGATGCACGCTGTTGACTCGAATCCGATTCGGCGCGTAGAGCAACGCGTCCGTTCGGCTCATCAGCGTGACCGCACCCTTCGACGCGTGATAGGGCGGTACGTCCGGGGCGCCGACCAAGCCGTAGATGGAAGACAAGTTGACGATGCTGCCCCGGCCGGCGCGCAGCATATGGGGAATCGCGTGCTTGGTGCACAGGAACACGCCTTTCACGTTCACTGCCTGGACTTGGTCCCATTCTTCCTGGGTAATTTCGTGGGTCGGTTTGTTCACCCCCGATATGCCGGCATTGTTGATCAGCACATCGAGGCCGCCGAAGGTCTCGCCGACCGAGGCCATCGCATCCCGAACCGATCCCTCGTCGGTCACGTCGACGTGCCAGTAACGAACCTGGACTCCGCGGAATCGCAGCTCTTCCATCAGCGTATGCCCGGGCTGATCCACGACATCGAACAACGCGACGTTCGCCCCCTCTTCGGCCAGGCGCCTGGCGCACGCGCACCCGATTCCCAGGCTGGCTCCGGTGACGATGCAGACTTTGCCTTTGACGCGATTCATGTCCGCTCCTGAAATTCGCGGCGAGACTGTGCCGCTCTGCGCGACGCCCCGCCAATCGGTCATTCGAACGACTCGAGTTCGTGAACGCGCTCTCTCAACGTCATCTGACCCAGATCGCGCATTTGCGCCGACAAGGCCGCGTAAACGTCGTCGGCGGTGATGAGTCCGATCGGACGGCCGGCGCCGCCGAGAACCGGAAGGCGGCGAACGCCGCTGGAGCGCATGATGTTGACAGCCTCCGCGATATCCTGGTCGTCGCGACAGATGACGACGTCCCGGGTCATCGCATCGGCGACCGGAACCGCCTCGGCAGATGCCCCCATCGCCATCACCTTCAGCACCAGATCCCGGTCGGTCACCACCCCAAGCAAGACCGGTTCGCCGGCGAGCTCGTCGGCGACCAGCAAGGTAGCGACGTGGGCGTCTCGCATGATTTCGGCGGCTTCGCGGGCGGTCGTGCTGGGCCCGATTACATGTATTGCCTGCCGGCATATGTCACGCACTCGCATAGCAAATCTCCCGATCGCCGCTACCGAGCCAAAGGACGCGGCCGATTCGTCCTGGATGCGCCAGCGCGACGACGACCCGGCACACCTTCGGCGCACGGCGCCATGGCGCGATACCGTTGCTTGCGCTCCATCGGCGTGCCTAATCGATCGCGAGCGTAGTGACCGGCTCGGCCTGGGGCGAATTCAGGTCGACCGAAGCGCCGAATTCGGGGACGAAAGCCCTCCAGCCCAGCTCGCGTTCGATGCGTATCCGCAGCCGATCGGCTGCCTGGGGCTCGCCGTGGGTGACGAACACACCGCGAGGCGCGGCCTTCATCGTAGCGAGCCAAGCGACGATTTCCGAGGCGTCGGCATGCGCCGAGGCCGATTCGAGTTGAAGCACCTGTGCCCTGACCGCTACCTCCTGCCCGTAAATACGCACGTACTTGGCCCCTTCGGCCAGCAGAGCGCCACGCGTGCCGCCGGCCTGATATCCGCACAGCACGATTGCATTGTTGGGGTCCGGCGCGAATGCGATCAGATGATGCAGCACGCGCCCGCCCGTCGCCATTCCGCTCGCCGATACGATGACCATCGGCTCTTTGCGGCGGTTGAGCTCTTTCGACTCCTCCGGACTGTTCACGATATGCGTGTTCCTGCGCATACGGTCCAAGTCCGCGGCGTTGAGCCGAAGATGCTGCGGATACTGTGCGTACAACGCAGTGGCGTCGGTGGCCATCGGGCTGTTCAAATACACCGGAGCGGGCGGCAAATCGCCGGCGTCCTGCAATTCGGCAAGCGTGTGAAGCAGCGACTGGGCGCGCCCCACCGTAAATGCCGGAATCACGGCGACGCCCCCGCGTTGCAGCACCGGGAGCAGGGCCGTACGAAGCTCCTGACGCAAGTCCACGGCCGGATGCTCGCGGTCTCCGTAAGTCGATTCGGTGACCACCCAGTCGGTGCGATCCAGCGGCTGTGGAGCGTTCATCACAGCGTCGCAGGGGCGGCCGATGTCGCCGCTGAAAGTGATTCGTACGCCGCGATACTCCAAGCTCACCGCCGCC is part of the Lysobacter firmicutimachus genome and encodes:
- a CDS encoding glucose 1-dehydrogenase, giving the protein MNRVKGKVCIVTGASLGIGCACARRLAEEGANVALFDVVDQPGHTLMEELRFRGVQVRYWHVDVTDEGSVRDAMASVGETFGGLDVLINNAGISGVNKPTHEITQEEWDQVQAVNVKGVFLCTKHAIPHMLRAGRGSIVNLSSIYGLVGAPDVPPYHASKGAVTLMSRTDALLYAPNRIRVNSVHPGYIWTPMVVNHLRANGVDDLDQAREQLGRLHPLGHVGDTDDIAWAVVYLASDESKFVTGASLVIDGGYTAR
- a CDS encoding MBL fold metallo-hydrolase, coding for MEATSNPPDARFRLTFLGATQTVTGSRYLIDAGQQRILVDCGLFQGYKALRLRNWARLPVEPASIDSVVLTHAHLDHSGYLPRLVNEGFKGAIWCTPATRRLCGILLPDSARLLAEEASYANRKQTTKHRPAVPLYDEAAALACLRLMRTVEFEHPFEPAAGLKASFRSQGHILGAAAVSLEYRGVRITFSGDIGRPCDAVMNAPQPLDRTDWVVTESTYGDREHPAVDLRQELRTALLPVLQRGGVAVIPAFTVGRAQSLLHTLAELQDAGDLPPAPVYLNSPMATDATALYAQYPQHLRLNAADLDRMRRNTHIVNSPEESKELNRRKEPMVIVSASGMATGGRVLHHLIAFAPDPNNAIVLCGYQAGGTRGALLAEGAKYVRIYGQEVAVRAQVLQLESASAHADASEIVAWLATMKAAPRGVFVTHGEPQAADRLRIRIERELGWRAFVPEFGASVDLNSPQAEPVTTLAID
- a CDS encoding CBS domain-containing protein, translated to MRVRDICRQAIHVIGPSTTAREAAEIMRDAHVATLLVADELAGEPVLLGVVTDRDLVLKVMAMGASAEAVPVADAMTRDVVICRDDQDIAEAVNIMRSSGVRRLPVLGGAGRPIGLITADDVYAALSAQMRDLGQMTLRERVHELESFE